In Macrobrachium nipponense isolate FS-2020 chromosome 25, ASM1510439v2, whole genome shotgun sequence, one genomic interval encodes:
- the LOC135199264 gene encoding polypyrimidine tract-binding protein 3-like: protein MSEPHQTQLAISHLDKMKAWGKQIRVALRKHQTVQLPKEGQPDAGLTKYYSNSPLHRFKKPGSKNYQNIYPLSATLHLSNIPPTVEEEQIKDAFSLAGCEVKAFEFFPQVIFLFFKSC, encoded by the exons ATGTCTGAACCTCATCAGACGCAGTTAG CTATTTCACACTTGGACAAGATGAAAGCCTGGGGCAAGCAAATTCGTGTTGCTTTGAGGAAACATCAGACAGTGCAGTTACCCAAGGAAGGTCAGCCAGATGCTGGTCTCACTAAGTATTACAGCAACTCTCCTCTGCACCGTTTCAAGAAGCCAGGCTCCAAGAATTATCAG AATATTTATCCTCTTAGTGCTACCTTGCATCTGTCCAACATCCCACCCACTGTAGAAGAGGAGCAGATCAAGGATGCGTTTAGTTTAGCAGGGTGTGAAGTGAAGGCTTTCGAGTTCTTCCCGCAAGTGATATTTCTGTTCTTCAAGTCATGTTGA